A window from Pokkaliibacter sp. MBI-7 encodes these proteins:
- a CDS encoding SDR family oxidoreductase, whose translation MKQNPSLIALVTGATDGIGKETARQLAEKGVAVIIGARNLEKGQSVVAEFKAMGLDVETVQLDITDEVSVEQAAQTVDARYGRLDILVNNAGMSVDRGPLSELPVQDLIALFETNVFGTFRTTQRFLPLIRRSGHGRIVNVTSSLGSLWTMTDETSPYYQVSLPSYAASKAVLNVLTVQLARELKESGIKVNAVEPGLTATRYITMPGAQPVEVGAEASVHYALIGDDGPTGGFFDRHGPYKW comes from the coding sequence ATGAAGCAAAACCCATCACTCATTGCCCTTGTAACCGGCGCCACTGACGGAATTGGCAAGGAAACAGCCCGCCAGCTCGCAGAGAAAGGTGTGGCGGTCATTATCGGCGCCAGGAATCTGGAAAAAGGACAGAGCGTCGTCGCGGAGTTCAAGGCCATGGGGCTGGATGTTGAAACTGTGCAGCTCGATATTACCGATGAGGTCAGCGTTGAACAGGCGGCACAGACTGTCGATGCCCGTTACGGTCGTCTCGACATTCTCGTGAACAACGCCGGAATGTCAGTGGATCGCGGTCCTTTGAGCGAATTGCCGGTGCAGGACCTGATTGCGCTATTTGAAACGAATGTATTCGGCACTTTCCGCACCACTCAGCGATTTCTCCCACTGATTCGTCGTTCCGGGCATGGGCGGATCGTTAATGTGACCAGCAGCCTGGGATCGCTGTGGACAATGACCGATGAAACCAGTCCCTATTATCAGGTGTCGCTGCCCTCTTATGCGGCCTCTAAAGCGGTGCTGAATGTGCTGACCGTTCAACTGGCCCGCGAACTGAAAGAGTCGGGTATTAAGGTGAATGCAGTTGAGCCCGGCCTGACGGCAACCCGCTACATCACCATGCCGGGAGCACAGCCTGTCGAGGTCGGTGCCGAAGCTTCCGTGCATTATGCGCTGATCGGAGACGACGGACCCACCGGTGGCTTTTTTGACCGGCACGGCCCCTATAAATGGTGA
- a CDS encoding alpha/beta hydrolase, whose product MTRLGFLLGFTGLLAASTTLVACGPVRVINALTPTRDLLVHKDVAYGSLPRQQLDIYQPAAPRHNAVVVFVHGGSWASGSKDDYLFVGQAFASMGFTTVIPNYRLYPDAVFPDFINDVAQAIERLPTLLNTQEEPCADPLRVILVGHSAGAHTVAMLVTDPQYLQRAGAKAQVLGWVGMAGPYDLPLDDPLVVDKFRAVQGDEANPLRLATAAVPPALLLHGTADDTVYPFHSERLAARLQQLAVPVTLREYAGTNHTRLLGSLASTLRFLNPAYEDIEQFVDQLDPPGRCPVRATAS is encoded by the coding sequence ATGACACGTCTTGGTTTTCTGCTCGGTTTCACCGGCCTGCTGGCGGCCAGCACCACATTGGTGGCCTGCGGGCCGGTCAGAGTCATCAACGCCCTGACACCTACCCGTGATCTGCTCGTACACAAGGATGTGGCCTACGGCTCCCTGCCGCGCCAGCAGCTGGACATCTATCAGCCCGCCGCGCCACGACATAACGCCGTGGTGGTGTTTGTGCATGGCGGCTCCTGGGCATCCGGCAGCAAGGATGATTATCTGTTTGTCGGTCAGGCCTTTGCATCCATGGGCTTCACCACCGTGATTCCCAATTACCGGCTCTATCCCGACGCGGTATTTCCTGACTTCATCAATGATGTGGCACAGGCCATTGAGCGCCTGCCCACGCTGCTGAACACGCAGGAGGAGCCCTGTGCTGATCCACTGCGGGTGATTCTGGTCGGTCACTCGGCCGGAGCACATACGGTGGCTATGCTGGTGACGGATCCGCAGTACCTGCAGCGGGCAGGGGCGAAAGCCCAGGTGCTGGGCTGGGTGGGTATGGCAGGGCCGTATGACCTGCCGCTGGATGATCCGCTGGTGGTGGACAAGTTCAGGGCGGTGCAGGGTGACGAAGCCAATCCGTTACGGCTGGCCACAGCGGCAGTGCCACCCGCACTGTTGCTGCATGGCACAGCCGATGACACGGTCTACCCCTTTCACAGCGAGCGACTGGCGGCACGCCTGCAGCAGCTGGCAGTACCGGTTACGCTCAGAGAGTATGCCGGTACCAACCATACCCGTCTGCTTGGCAGTCTGGCCTCGACGCTGCGCTTTCTTAATCCTGCCTATGAAGATATTGAGCAGTTTGTCGACCAGCTCGATCCGCCCGGCCGTTGCCCGGTCAGAGCAACGGCTTCCTGA
- a CDS encoding efflux transporter outer membrane subunit: protein MPSLTPLHRVISANRPALRLGMASLLCLSLAACAPMSTISQQHTKAADHYAAEQSFAAAASQWPTDSWWQPYQDSQLNTLITEALANSPSLAIAQARLLRAEAQGAIAGSALQPQLSGNGSITEQKQSYNYLTPASMTPEGWKDYGRATLDFSWEFDFWGKNRAALAAATSETAAAQADAAQARLTLATSVASAYAELARLYSARDTASAALKVRQETVSLVRQRYDHGLETLGTVHQVEARRASAEADLLSLDEQLALQKNRLAALLGQGPDRGLSIQRPTLKLDQPFGLPQQLKANLLGRRPDIVAARLRTEAAASRIKQSQAAFYPDINLSAFIGVQSLGLDQLLKNGSDLGSVGPAISLPIFNGGRLKGQLKSSEADYAEAVANYDQTLTQALQDVADAVTSRRALDGQLSKVQEAVDSAAEAYRIANNRYKGGLSNYLDVLSAEDTLLSNRRSLSDLQSRLFTLDVTLVQALGGGYQASDVHVSQGN from the coding sequence ATGCCCTCTCTTACTCCCCTTCATCGCGTTATCTCTGCCAACAGGCCAGCCCTGCGTCTGGGCATGGCCTCCCTGCTATGCCTGAGCCTGGCAGCCTGTGCACCGATGTCGACCATCAGCCAGCAACACACCAAGGCGGCAGATCACTATGCTGCTGAGCAAAGCTTTGCCGCCGCTGCCAGCCAGTGGCCTACTGACAGCTGGTGGCAGCCATATCAGGACAGCCAGCTCAACACCCTGATTACCGAAGCGCTGGCTAACAGCCCCAGTCTGGCCATCGCTCAGGCCCGTCTGCTGCGTGCAGAAGCTCAGGGCGCTATTGCCGGTTCGGCATTGCAGCCACAGCTGAGTGGCAACGGCTCCATCACCGAACAGAAGCAGAGCTACAACTACCTGACCCCTGCCAGCATGACCCCTGAAGGCTGGAAAGATTACGGACGCGCCACACTGGACTTCAGCTGGGAGTTTGATTTCTGGGGCAAGAACCGCGCAGCGCTGGCAGCTGCCACCTCGGAAACCGCCGCAGCTCAGGCTGACGCTGCCCAGGCACGGCTGACACTGGCCACCTCGGTGGCGTCGGCCTATGCCGAGCTGGCCCGTCTGTATAGTGCCCGCGATACCGCCAGTGCAGCCCTGAAGGTGCGACAGGAGACCGTGTCGCTGGTACGTCAGCGCTATGATCACGGGCTGGAAACCCTCGGTACCGTGCATCAGGTGGAAGCCCGCCGGGCCAGTGCCGAGGCCGACCTGCTGTCACTGGATGAACAGCTGGCACTGCAGAAAAATCGTCTGGCCGCCCTGCTGGGTCAGGGGCCGGATCGCGGCCTCAGCATCCAGCGTCCCACGCTCAAGCTGGACCAGCCCTTCGGTTTACCGCAACAACTCAAGGCCAATCTGCTCGGTCGCCGCCCGGATATTGTTGCCGCCCGACTGCGCACCGAAGCCGCAGCCAGCCGCATCAAGCAGTCACAGGCTGCGTTCTACCCCGACATCAACCTCAGTGCCTTTATCGGGGTGCAGTCGCTGGGTCTTGATCAGCTGCTGAAAAACGGCTCGGATCTTGGCAGTGTTGGCCCGGCTATTTCATTGCCGATCTTCAACGGTGGACGCCTCAAGGGGCAGTTGAAAAGCAGTGAGGCAGACTATGCCGAAGCGGTCGCCAACTACGACCAGACCCTGACTCAGGCCCTGCAGGATGTCGCCGATGCGGTCACCAGCCGCCGAGCGCTGGATGGCCAACTGAGTAAGGTACAGGAAGCCGTTGACTCGGCAGCCGAGGCTTACCGCATTGCCAACAACCGCTACAAAGGTGGTCTGTCCAACTATCTCGATGTACTCAGTGCCGAAGACACCCTGCTTAGTAACCGGCGCTCACTGAGTGATCTGCAATCCCGTCTGTTTACTCTGGATGTTACCCTGGTGCAGGCCCTCGGCGGGGGCTATCAGGCCAGTGATGTCCATGTCAGCCAAGGAAATTAA
- a CDS encoding TetR/AcrR family transcriptional regulator, with product MEAAASLFVEKGFDETSIDEIVLLAGSAKGTFYHHYESKQALLIALRQRVAEQYQTDMDAVLAGNQSDDLLERLETWVGAAFDAYINIGPLYEVVYGNYPASRWTSADMPFMTDFVALLREGHQRGIWIVQEPHLTATFIYRGILGAIDDLILEGKPIAGVKQSMVAVVRHAVGLQSACG from the coding sequence TTGGAAGCGGCTGCCTCGTTATTCGTGGAGAAAGGCTTTGACGAAACGAGCATCGACGAAATCGTCTTGCTCGCCGGTAGCGCCAAAGGAACGTTCTATCACCACTACGAATCCAAGCAGGCCCTGCTGATTGCGCTGCGGCAGCGTGTAGCTGAGCAGTACCAGACAGATATGGATGCCGTGCTGGCCGGGAACCAAAGCGATGATCTGCTGGAGAGGCTTGAGACCTGGGTTGGTGCTGCGTTCGATGCCTACATCAACATCGGGCCATTATACGAAGTCGTGTATGGCAACTATCCTGCGTCGCGATGGACCTCGGCGGATATGCCCTTTATGACTGATTTTGTTGCCCTGTTGCGGGAAGGGCATCAAAGGGGGATCTGGATCGTACAGGAGCCGCACCTGACAGCGACGTTCATTTACAGGGGAATACTGGGTGCAATAGATGACCTGATTCTGGAAGGTAAACCCATCGCGGGCGTCAAGCAGAGCATGGTCGCCGTGGTGCGTCACGCCGTTGGCCTGCAGAGCGCCTGCGGCTGA
- a CDS encoding AEC family transporter → MLDILAITLPIFLIIILGFIAVKRAIINADAINGMGRYVLTFALPALIFHALSGADLGAGDGLVFLLVYTGGSLLSFALGFALVRYLFGSDRLFSSVQAMGMAMSNSAFFGYPVLSFLLHQVPAQGFTMTLITENLIMFPLSLFLLELFHQQQQGAAGGRQALLRQLGAIFLRVVRSPIMLAIILGGLFSHFQWPVPKVIDDTMAILLKSSAAVALFAIGGSLGGMRVAEVHPNMLVVALCKLILHPLCILLMMLLLPAMALEMQVAAVVLAAMPMFSVYPIITGQFGHGKFTSGALVAAIVLSFFSITLWLWLIRLYVPQLAG, encoded by the coding sequence GTGCTCGACATTCTTGCTATTACCCTGCCGATCTTTCTGATCATTATTCTCGGGTTCATTGCGGTAAAACGCGCCATCATCAACGCCGATGCCATCAATGGCATGGGCCGTTATGTGCTTACCTTTGCCCTGCCTGCACTGATTTTTCATGCCCTGTCAGGGGCCGATCTGGGCGCTGGCGACGGGCTGGTCTTTCTGCTGGTGTATACCGGTGGCTCATTGCTGTCATTTGCCTTGGGGTTCGCGCTGGTACGCTACCTGTTTGGCAGTGACCGGCTGTTCAGCAGTGTGCAGGCCATGGGCATGGCCATGTCCAACAGCGCGTTCTTCGGCTATCCGGTGCTGTCGTTCCTGCTTCATCAGGTGCCTGCTCAGGGGTTCACTATGACCCTGATCACCGAGAACCTGATCATGTTTCCCCTCAGTCTGTTTCTGCTTGAGTTGTTTCACCAGCAACAGCAGGGAGCCGCAGGTGGCCGGCAGGCGTTATTGCGCCAGCTCGGGGCGATTTTTCTGCGGGTAGTGCGCTCGCCCATCATGCTGGCCATCATTCTTGGTGGCCTGTTTTCACACTTCCAGTGGCCGGTACCGAAGGTCATTGATGACACCATGGCCATCCTGCTCAAGTCTTCAGCGGCGGTGGCGCTGTTTGCCATTGGCGGGTCACTGGGGGGTATGCGGGTAGCGGAGGTGCACCCCAACATGCTGGTGGTGGCACTGTGCAAACTGATCCTGCATCCGCTGTGCATCCTGCTGATGATGCTGTTGCTGCCGGCGATGGCCCTGGAAATGCAAGTAGCTGCCGTGGTGCTGGCAGCGATGCCGATGTTTTCGGTGTATCCGATTATCACCGGTCAGTTCGGTCATGGTAAGTTCACCAGTGGTGCACTGGTGGCAGCCATTGTGCTGTCGTTCTTCAGTATCACCCTGTGGCTATGGCTGATTCGACTCTATGTGCCGCAGCTGGCGGGCTAA
- a CDS encoding cyclophilin-like fold protein, which produces MWMKVGERRFAITLADTAAARAFATLLPLTLEMEELNGNEKKKALPRSLPTDASRPGTIHSGDLLLWGEHTIVVFYQTFSSPYAYTRLGRVDDPAGLAQVLGAGDVRVAFLRH; this is translated from the coding sequence ATGTGGATGAAAGTCGGTGAACGCCGCTTCGCCATCACCCTTGCGGACACCGCGGCCGCACGCGCCTTCGCTACCCTGTTGCCTTTGACGCTGGAAATGGAGGAGCTCAACGGAAACGAGAAGAAGAAGGCGTTGCCACGGTCGCTGCCGACGGATGCAAGCCGACCCGGCACGATTCACAGCGGCGATCTTCTGTTATGGGGCGAACACACCATCGTGGTTTTCTACCAGACCTTCAGTTCACCTTATGCCTATACCCGGCTGGGCCGTGTGGACGATCCAGCCGGCCTGGCTCAGGTACTGGGCGCTGGTGACGTGCGAGTGGCATTTCTCCGACACTGA
- a CDS encoding HlyD family secretion protein, whose translation MSQYDQPQSNTSEPAAAAPRQTARKRMFSLLLLVVIAAAAGYGVWWYLQASRYVSTDNAYAAVEISEITPAVGGTVQDVKVVDTQTVHQGDVLVVIDDRDARLALQQTEAELASAVRRVRGYYANDLGLKAQIAARDADEQRAEAQLAAAEADFKRADVDLKRREALKGSGSVSGDELTSAQNAYATAKANLAVAKASAEQAKANQLAAQGSREANTVLIDNTTVDAHPEVALARARRDQARLDLERTLVRAPVDGIVAKRQVQVGQRIQAGAQLLSIVPLQKMHVDANFKEDELPEVKVGQSAEVIADLYGDKVVYHGTVAGFSGGTGAAFAAIPAQNATGNWIKVVQRLPVRIELDAADLTAHPLRVGLSMDVTIDTHSTPR comes from the coding sequence ATGTCGCAATACGATCAGCCTCAATCTAACACCTCTGAGCCCGCCGCCGCAGCGCCGCGTCAGACGGCACGCAAACGCATGTTCAGCCTGCTCCTGCTGGTAGTGATCGCTGCCGCTGCAGGCTATGGCGTCTGGTGGTATCTGCAGGCCTCCCGTTATGTCAGCACCGACAACGCCTATGCCGCAGTGGAAATCAGTGAGATTACCCCTGCGGTCGGTGGCACCGTGCAGGACGTGAAAGTCGTCGATACCCAGACCGTGCATCAGGGTGATGTGCTGGTGGTGATTGACGATCGCGATGCCCGTCTGGCGCTGCAACAGACTGAAGCCGAGCTGGCCAGTGCCGTGCGCCGGGTGCGTGGTTACTACGCCAATGACCTGGGGCTGAAAGCGCAGATTGCTGCCCGCGATGCTGATGAGCAACGTGCAGAAGCCCAGCTGGCCGCCGCCGAAGCCGACTTCAAACGGGCTGATGTTGATCTTAAGCGTCGTGAAGCATTGAAAGGCTCAGGCTCCGTCTCCGGTGATGAACTGACCAGCGCGCAGAATGCCTACGCCACAGCGAAAGCCAATCTGGCCGTGGCCAAAGCCAGCGCCGAGCAGGCCAAGGCCAACCAGCTGGCGGCGCAGGGCTCACGGGAAGCCAATACCGTACTGATCGATAACACCACCGTCGATGCCCATCCTGAAGTAGCACTGGCGCGGGCCCGCCGCGATCAGGCCAGACTGGATCTGGAGCGCACCCTGGTACGTGCTCCGGTGGACGGCATTGTCGCCAAACGTCAGGTTCAGGTCGGCCAGCGGATTCAGGCGGGCGCCCAGCTGCTGTCCATCGTGCCGCTGCAGAAAATGCACGTAGACGCCAACTTCAAGGAAGATGAACTGCCCGAGGTGAAAGTCGGCCAGAGTGCTGAAGTGATCGCTGATCTGTACGGTGACAAAGTGGTCTATCACGGCACCGTGGCAGGTTTCTCCGGCGGTACCGGCGCTGCTTTCGCCGCCATCCCGGCGCAGAATGCCACCGGTAACTGGATCAAGGTGGTGCAGCGTCTGCCGGTGCGTATCGAGCTGGATGCCGCTGATCTGACAGCCCACCCGCTGCGTGTCGGCCTGTCGATGGATGTCACCATCGATACCCACTCCACGCCCCGATAA
- a CDS encoding alpha/beta hydrolase has translation MNKHNETGSTVACQDMHDAERRSVLKMTGASIAALSVGVLASGQAVAQSTLELSDKWDKTFPRSNKVDHKKVSFTNRYGITLAGDLYSPKNANGKLAALAVGGPFGAVKEQSSGLYAQTMAERGFITLAFDASYTGESGGQPRNVASPDINTEDFSAAVDFLGLQPDVDRERIGIIGICGWGGMALNAAAVDKRIKAVVASTMYDMTRVMSKGYNDSVTLEQRTQALEHMSRQRWADAESGAPAYQPPYNVLKGGEPQFMVDYHDYYMTKRGYHERAVNSGNSWSQTTPLSFMNMPILSYIKEISPRPLLLIHGEKAHSRYFSETAYAAAAEPKELMIIPGAVHTDLYDRVEVIPFDKLVSFFNQHLAQA, from the coding sequence ATGAACAAGCACAATGAAACGGGCAGCACCGTTGCCTGCCAGGATATGCATGATGCGGAGCGTCGCAGTGTGCTGAAAATGACCGGTGCCAGCATCGCCGCGTTGAGCGTTGGGGTGCTGGCCTCGGGGCAGGCTGTTGCACAGTCGACGCTGGAACTCAGTGATAAGTGGGACAAGACCTTCCCGCGCAGCAATAAGGTTGATCACAAAAAGGTCAGCTTCACGAATCGCTATGGGATCACCCTGGCGGGCGATCTTTACAGTCCTAAAAATGCCAATGGTAAGCTGGCAGCGCTCGCCGTTGGGGGACCGTTCGGCGCGGTGAAGGAGCAGTCATCAGGCCTCTACGCACAGACCATGGCGGAGCGAGGATTCATCACGCTGGCTTTCGATGCTTCTTACACTGGGGAAAGCGGTGGCCAGCCAAGGAATGTCGCATCGCCGGACATCAATACCGAAGACTTCAGCGCAGCCGTTGATTTTCTGGGGTTGCAGCCTGACGTTGACCGCGAACGCATCGGCATCATCGGCATTTGCGGGTGGGGTGGCATGGCCCTGAACGCGGCTGCAGTGGACAAGCGTATCAAGGCCGTGGTGGCCAGTACCATGTACGATATGACCCGCGTGATGTCGAAGGGGTATAACGACAGCGTCACCCTTGAACAGCGTACTCAGGCTCTGGAGCACATGAGCCGCCAGCGCTGGGCGGATGCCGAGAGCGGCGCGCCGGCCTACCAGCCACCCTACAACGTGCTGAAGGGGGGCGAACCCCAGTTCATGGTCGATTACCACGACTACTACATGACCAAGCGTGGTTACCATGAGCGTGCCGTGAACTCCGGGAATTCCTGGTCGCAGACGACGCCGCTGTCGTTCATGAACATGCCGATCCTCAGTTACATCAAGGAAATTTCGCCGCGCCCTCTGCTGTTGATTCATGGCGAAAAGGCACACTCGCGCTACTTCAGCGAAACCGCTTATGCCGCTGCGGCGGAGCCCAAGGAGCTCATGATCATTCCGGGTGCGGTTCACACCGACCTGTACGACCGGGTTGAGGTGATCCCCTTTGACAAGCTGGTGTCCTTCTTTAATCAGCATCTGGCGCAGGCTTGA
- a CDS encoding DHA2 family efflux MFS transporter permease subunit, giving the protein MSTSTASRAPMEELLDQPLSGGALWLAAIVLATANFIAVLDVTIANVSVPHIAGGLSATTSQGTYVITSYAVAEAITVPLTGWLAGRFGTVRVFAVSMFLFGLFSALCGLADSLGMLVAARVLQGFAGGPLMPLSQTLLLRIFPPQMAAAAMGLWAMTTLIAPILGPILGGVLCDGISWPAIFLINVPIALPCAWAAWTMLKRYETALIKLPIDKVGLALLILWVGSLQILIDEGKNLDWFSSLEIRVLAVLAVVGFVAFLIWELTEEHPIVDLRVFRHRGFTAAVIAISLGFGAFFAANVLTPLWLQSYMNYTATWSGMTTAWMGVLAVLVAPMVANLVNKFDPRKLAFFGMMWLGLFTLIRAFGTTDMTYWDVALPILLMGLGMPFFFLPLTNLALASVDEPETASSAGLMNFMRTLSGAVATSLVNTAWEDKATYAHAELVGLTDTSGAVNQQLLASGMSPDAAMGTLNNMLNSQSIMLSTNEIMLLTSMAFVVAAMSVWLAPKPTRVVDPSASGH; this is encoded by the coding sequence ATGTCGACCAGCACTGCCAGCCGCGCTCCCATGGAGGAGCTGCTGGATCAACCTCTGAGCGGTGGAGCCCTGTGGCTGGCCGCTATCGTCCTCGCTACCGCCAACTTTATCGCGGTGCTGGACGTCACCATTGCCAACGTCTCTGTGCCTCATATTGCCGGTGGCCTCAGCGCCACCACCAGTCAGGGCACCTATGTCATTACCTCTTACGCGGTGGCCGAAGCCATCACCGTTCCGCTGACCGGCTGGCTGGCCGGCCGCTTTGGCACCGTGCGGGTGTTCGCCGTATCGATGTTCCTGTTCGGTCTGTTTTCTGCCCTGTGCGGGCTGGCTGATTCACTGGGTATGCTGGTCGCTGCACGCGTGCTGCAGGGCTTTGCCGGTGGTCCGCTGATGCCGTTGTCACAAACGCTGCTGCTGCGCATCTTCCCGCCGCAGATGGCAGCGGCAGCCATGGGCCTGTGGGCCATGACCACCCTGATAGCCCCCATTCTCGGCCCTATTCTGGGGGGTGTGCTGTGTGATGGTATTTCCTGGCCAGCGATCTTCCTGATCAACGTCCCCATTGCCCTGCCTTGCGCCTGGGCGGCGTGGACCATGCTGAAGCGCTACGAAACCGCGCTGATCAAGCTGCCAATCGACAAGGTCGGTCTAGCACTGCTGATCCTGTGGGTCGGTTCACTGCAGATCCTGATCGATGAAGGCAAAAATCTGGACTGGTTCTCATCGCTGGAAATCCGTGTGCTGGCGGTACTGGCAGTGGTGGGCTTTGTCGCCTTCCTGATCTGGGAGCTGACGGAAGAGCACCCCATTGTCGATCTGCGTGTATTCCGCCATCGCGGCTTTACCGCAGCCGTCATCGCTATCAGTCTGGGCTTCGGCGCCTTCTTCGCTGCCAACGTGCTGACCCCGCTATGGCTGCAAAGCTATATGAACTACACCGCCACCTGGTCGGGCATGACGACTGCCTGGATGGGTGTGCTGGCGGTACTGGTCGCGCCGATGGTAGCCAATCTGGTCAACAAGTTTGATCCGCGCAAGCTGGCCTTCTTCGGCATGATGTGGCTGGGGCTGTTCACCCTGATTCGCGCTTTCGGCACCACCGACATGACTTACTGGGATGTGGCGCTGCCGATCCTGCTGATGGGGCTGGGGATGCCGTTCTTCTTCCTGCCCCTGACCAATCTGGCACTGGCCAGTGTCGACGAGCCGGAAACAGCCTCATCGGCAGGGTTGATGAACTTCATGCGGACACTGTCAGGGGCGGTTGCCACCTCACTGGTGAATACCGCCTGGGAAGACAAGGCGACCTATGCCCATGCCGAACTGGTGGGGCTGACCGATACCAGCGGCGCCGTCAACCAGCAGCTGCTGGCCAGCGGCATGAGCCCGGATGCGGCCATGGGGACACTGAATAATATGCTCAACAGCCAGAGCATCATGCTGTCCACCAATGAGATCATGCTGCTGACCTCCATGGCCTTCGTGGTCGCCGCCATGTCGGTGTGGCTGGCACCGAAGCCGACCCGCGTTGTCGATCCGTCTGCCTCAGGCCACTGA
- a CDS encoding NAD(P)-dependent alcohol dehydrogenase — protein sequence MKVNAYGAYAGDKPLEPMQITRRETGAHDVQIDIAYCGICHSDLHQVRAEWAGTQFPCVPGHEIVGRVSAVGPHVGHFNVGDLVGIGCIVDSCRQCEECDSGLENYCDGMVGTYNFPTPDAPGWTQGGYSQQIVVHERYVLRIRHPQAQLAAVAPLLCAGITTYSPLRHWQAGPGKKVGIVGIGGLGHMGVKLAHAMGAHVVAFTTSESKREAAKVLGADEVIVSRNADEMAAHAKSFDLIIDTVAAAHDLDAYLVLLKRDGTLTLVGAPATPHPSPEVFNLIFKRRALAGSMIGGIAETQEMLDFCATHNIVSDIELIRADQINSAYERLLQGDVKYRFVVDSVTLAA from the coding sequence GTGAAAGTAAATGCCTACGGTGCTTATGCCGGCGATAAGCCGCTTGAGCCCATGCAGATTACCCGCCGTGAGACGGGAGCTCATGACGTTCAGATCGACATTGCCTATTGCGGTATCTGTCATTCTGATCTGCATCAGGTGCGCGCCGAGTGGGCCGGTACACAGTTCCCGTGTGTCCCTGGCCACGAAATCGTGGGACGGGTGTCGGCCGTCGGCCCTCACGTCGGTCATTTCAACGTTGGCGATCTGGTCGGCATCGGCTGCATCGTCGATAGCTGTAGGCAGTGCGAGGAGTGTGACTCCGGTCTGGAGAACTACTGCGACGGCATGGTCGGCACTTACAACTTCCCCACGCCGGATGCCCCGGGCTGGACGCAGGGGGGCTACTCACAACAGATCGTCGTGCACGAGCGCTATGTGCTTCGTATTCGTCACCCGCAGGCTCAACTCGCTGCCGTAGCGCCGTTGCTGTGCGCAGGCATTACAACCTATTCGCCGCTGCGCCACTGGCAGGCAGGGCCAGGCAAGAAAGTCGGTATTGTCGGCATCGGTGGCCTGGGTCATATGGGCGTCAAGCTTGCCCATGCGATGGGAGCGCATGTGGTGGCCTTCACTACCTCCGAGTCCAAGCGTGAGGCAGCGAAGGTATTGGGAGCGGACGAGGTGATCGTGTCACGCAATGCTGACGAAATGGCCGCTCATGCCAAGAGTTTCGATCTCATTATCGATACCGTTGCGGCAGCCCACGACCTCGATGCCTACCTTGTGCTGCTGAAGCGGGATGGCACGCTGACGTTGGTAGGTGCGCCTGCCACACCGCATCCATCACCCGAGGTATTCAACCTGATATTCAAGCGTCGCGCGCTGGCCGGCTCGATGATTGGTGGCATCGCTGAAACGCAGGAGATGCTCGACTTCTGCGCCACCCACAACATCGTTTCCGACATCGAACTGATTCGTGCCGACCAGATCAACAGCGCCTACGAACGCCTTCTGCAGGGCGACGTGAAATACCGCTTCGTGGTCGACAGCGTCACGCTCGCAGCTTAA
- a CDS encoding GNAT family N-acetyltransferase, whose product MNPDNPIQIAPGLRIRLCTEEDFAQIWPFFRSIIQAEETYAFDPAMSEEQARHLWLQLPLKTYVVEQDGLAQHGSRILASYYIKANAAGPGSHVCNCGYMVSSAAQGMGLARQMCEHSQQVARALGFQAMQFNSVVSSNKVAVQLWQKLGFEIVGTLPKAYRSASLGLVDAYVMYKWL is encoded by the coding sequence ATGAATCCAGATAACCCGATTCAGATCGCTCCCGGCCTGCGCATCCGCTTATGCACCGAGGAGGACTTCGCCCAGATCTGGCCTTTCTTCCGCAGCATCATTCAGGCTGAAGAGACCTATGCATTTGATCCGGCCATGAGTGAGGAGCAGGCGCGCCATCTGTGGCTGCAATTGCCCCTAAAAACCTACGTGGTGGAGCAGGATGGTCTGGCTCAGCATGGCAGCCGTATTCTCGCCAGTTACTACATCAAGGCCAATGCGGCAGGTCCGGGCAGCCATGTCTGCAACTGCGGTTATATGGTCAGCAGTGCGGCACAGGGCATGGGGCTGGCGCGGCAGATGTGTGAGCATTCACAACAGGTCGCCCGCGCGCTGGGCTTTCAGGCGATGCAGTTCAACTCGGTGGTATCGAGCAACAAGGTGGCCGTGCAACTGTGGCAGAAGCTGGGGTTTGAGATCGTCGGCACCCTGCCCAAAGCCTATCGCAGTGCCAGTCTGGGGCTGGTGGATGCCTATGTTATGTACAAGTGGCTTTAG